Genomic DNA from Fimbriimonas ginsengisoli Gsoil 348:
AAACGGACAGCGTCCGGGGCGGATTAACGTAATCGTTAAAGCTGGCCACGAGCTCACGGCCAAGGAAGAGGCGGCGATTCGCCGGCTAGGCGGGTATGTCTATCGCCACTTAACCGTGATCGACTCCTCCGCCGTTTCCATCCCTCACCGCAAACTCCGGAAGCTCGTCTCCCTGCCGTTCGTGAAGCATGTCTCGTCCGACGAAACCGTTCGGAAGAACGATCTGTTCACCGTCGGATCGACCTACGCGAGCACGGCATGGACTAAGTACGGCGCCAACGGAGCCGGTGTCGGAGTGGCGGTGCTCGATAGCGGAATTGCCGCAAGCAACGACTTCAACGGATCGGCCGGCAGCCGGATATCGGCTGCCGTGAACTTCTCTACCGAAACCGGCCCGTACGACATGTACGGTCACGGCACTCACGTCGCGGGAATCATTGCCGGTAACGGCGCCAATTCTTCCGGACCCGGGGCGTTCCAAACCTACTTCGGAATCGCACCCCAATCCGGGCTGGTGAATGTCCGCGTGCTCGACTCAGTCGGCAACGGTTCGGTTAGCCAGGTCTGCGCGGGCATCCAGTGGGTGATTAACCAGCGGACGAAATACAACATCCGGGTGATGAATCTTTCGTTGGGCCATGCGGTCGGCGAGAGCTACCTTACCGACCCCCTTTGTCAAGCACTGGAGCGAGCTTGGAAAAGCGGGATCGTGGTCGTATGTGCCGCCGGTAATCGGGGACGGTTGCACGAAACGCCCACCGACGGCGACGCGAACGAAGGTTACGGCACGGGCTACGGGACAATCGACTCGCCGGGGAACGATCCTTACGTCATCACGGTGGGCGCTACGAAGTCGATCGACGGTAACCGGGCCAACGATCAGATTGCGACCTATTCGAGTCGCGGTCCAACCCGGCTCGACTTCATTGCCAAGCCGGACATCGTCGCTCCGGGCAACCGGATCGTATCCGTCTTAGCGAATGGTGGATCGATCGATCAAGCATTTGGCGATATCGTCGACGTCCCTTGGACGAGCTACACGACCCAGGCGCCCGCCGATTACACGCCGCGATACATGCAGATGTCGGGGACCTCGATGGCGACGCCGGTCGTCGCCGGCGCCGCCGCCCTAATGCTTCAGCGCGACCCAACCTTATCGCCCGATACGGTTAAAGCAAGGCTGATGGCCAGCGCTACCAAGTGGGCTTTCCCCGATGGCCAAGGAAGCATCGTAACATTCGGCGCGGGCTACCTCGACATCGTTGGGGCTCTCAAGAGTAGCGTCGTCGCTACCAAATCCGCCAAGAGCCCCTATCTGGTTTGGTCTCCATCGGGAACCATCAATATCGTGACCGACCCCGATTTCTGGGGAACCGGTTTGAATGGAATCGTAAACGGAATCCTCGACCTTCTACTCAACCCGACTTACCGCGGCGACCGCGCCATGTGGGGCGATAGCGCCATCGGCAGCCCTCGGGCGATGTGGGGAGACGGCGTCGGCCCCATCGCTTCGGATCGAGCCCTCTGGGGAGAGCGAGCGATGTGGGGCGACACAACGACAACCGACCAACCCGTGGCTAGCGCCGGAGTCGGACCAACAATGTTGAAAGGAGATAAGTAATTGTTTAAAGCGTTATTTCGAATCCTATGGGGAGATCTGTTTGGCTGCTAAGGCCTTGCCTTGGTCGCTGGCCACTACCTCTCCATTTCCCTTTTCTAACCTGCACCGTAACCCGCGACCCAAGCCGCAGTTCAAGGCAGCCCCAGGGATAAACCCCAGGGTTGCTGGCACGCGAAGATCTCCGGCCCCGCTATGCCGCCCGACGAGGGAGGAGCGGTGAAATTCGAGTCGTTACCTCGTAGTTGATGGTGCCGATCCGGATCGCGATCTCCTCGGCGGAAATCCGATCCTCACCTTGCGCCCCCAAGAGTACGACCTCGTCTTCCGCCCGAGCTCCGTCGGCGTCCGATAGATCGACGGCAAACATGTTCATTGCCACCCGCCCCAAGACGCGACACCGGCGACCCCGCACCAGGACCTCGCCGACGTTGCTCAGGCCCCGGTCGTACCCGTCCCCGTATCCCTGGGGAACGATGCCGATCGTGATTTCCCGGGGCGCGATGTAAGTTAAGCCGTAGCCGACCGGATGGCGGGCCGGTAACGTTTTTACTTGGGCTAGACGACTGACCCAACGCAGCGCCGGCCTCAATCCCAGCCCTGCGTGCTGCCGCTCCAAGGCGGATGATGGATACATCCCGTACGTTCCAATTCCGAGCCTGACCAGGTCGTTCCCCGCCTCTAGCGTCATAACCCCCGACGTAGCCGAGATATGCCGGCCAAGGCCGGGATACCGGTTTCGAATCGCGACGAAAGCGCAGTCGAACAGCTCCATCTGGTCGATTGCGTGAACCAGGTCGGTCGTGTCCTCGATATTCGCGAAATGCGCGTAAGCGGTAAGCACCTCGATCGACGGATAGGCGGCCAATGCATCCAACATCTCCGGTAGATCCCTCGGAAGCACCCCTTGCCGGCCCAGTAAAGCGTCGATCTTCAGATGAACCTTCGCCCCGGCCTCCGCCATCGCTGGGAGCCGCTCTGCATCGTAAAGCGTCAGCTCTCCGCCGAGTGACGCGGCTTCGGCGATATCTTCCCGCGCGACATAGCCGAGGACGAGTACCCGCCTATCAGTGACCTGCCGGATCTCCCTCAATTCCTCGATGTCGTCGACCTGAAAGCCGTCGACTTCACCATTGAGCGCTTCGACCACCGTCGCAAGGCCGTGGCCGTACGCGTTCGCCTTGACCACGGCGATCAACTTGACTCCCGAACCCACCAACGATCGCAACGACCGAACGTTATAACGCAAGGCGTCGCTATCTATTTGAATCTCCGACAGGCTCATCCGAGGGTCACCCGCTCCAATCGAATCTCATCGCCCGCCAACTTCCGCGCCCACTTTTCATGGGCGGCGGTGACGTCCGTTACCACGTAACGCCGCTCTCCCGATTGGCCAAGACGCGTCTCAATCTCCGGATGGCGCACCAGATAATCTGCCAGTTTTTCCGGGACGACTTCATCCTGGGAGACGACTCGGACCTTCGTTCGCGACCGGATTTCGTCTTTCAAAAGGCAATAGTGGGTGCAGCCCAAAACGAGCGCGTCCACGTCTTCAAGTCCGGCTAAGTAGTCGTCCATTACCGGCCCGGCGTACCGCAGACCGTCGTTTTCGATCAGCGGTACCAGGAGCGGCGCGGCTCGGGAAACGACCTTCGCTTCTGGGTTTTGCCGAATAAGCTCTCGCTCGTAAGCTCCCGATTCAACCGTGCTATTCGTCGCCAAAACCCCCACCCGCTTGGCCGTCCCCCGTTCAAAGACCGCTTCCGCGGTCGGAATGATGACTCCGAGGACCCTCCGATCCGGATAGTGGGCCGGCAGGTACTCCTGCTGGCTCTTCCTCAGCGCCTCCGCGGAGGCCGTGTTACACGCGACGATGATCAGCTCACAGTCGTTCTCGAACAGATAAGTCAACGCCTGGGAAGTGAATTCGTGGATCGTCTCCTGCGACCTTCCTCCGTACGGCACCCGCTTAGTGTCGCCAAGATACAAGTAATCGTACTCCGGCAACCGCGAGGCGATTGCCTGGGAAATCGCAAGCCCCCCTAGTCCCGAGTCGAAAACCCCGATCCGCATCCTAACGATTTTGACGCAAGCCGCCGATCCACGCCTTATTCAGGGAAAGGGATTCCTAGCACCTCGGCGTGCTCGCGTAGATCGGCGAAGATCACCGCCCGATCTTCGGGTTCGGTAATCCCCTTGGCGGTGGACCAAGCCTGATCGTAGTGTCGGCGCGCCAAATCGAAGTGGCATGCAACGCGGTAAGCCCTCACCAGGGCTTCGTGCGCCGCCGCCTTATCGAACGTCGAAAGATCGTTCTTCTCGGCGTATTCCAGGCAACGGCGAGCATGGAACATGGCCGGTTCGCCCCGTTCGAGAGCCGCATAAACTCGCGAAATCTGCCACTCCCCACGTGCCCAGTGGACCGGTTGGCCTACGAGGCCCCAGTGGTAACGCGAAGCATGCGCCATGTGGATCATCGCAAGATCCTCTTCTGCCGACCGTCCCGACTTCTCTAGCAGGCGCCAAGTC
This window encodes:
- a CDS encoding S8 family peptidase — translated: MVRMPAARLACLVVAFGCAGAASAQSATTDSVIAKALNGQRPGRINVIVKAGHELTAKEEAAIRRLGGYVYRHLTVIDSSAVSIPHRKLRKLVSLPFVKHVSSDETVRKNDLFTVGSTYASTAWTKYGANGAGVGVAVLDSGIAASNDFNGSAGSRISAAVNFSTETGPYDMYGHGTHVAGIIAGNGANSSGPGAFQTYFGIAPQSGLVNVRVLDSVGNGSVSQVCAGIQWVINQRTKYNIRVMNLSLGHAVGESYLTDPLCQALERAWKSGIVVVCAAGNRGRLHETPTDGDANEGYGTGYGTIDSPGNDPYVITVGATKSIDGNRANDQIATYSSRGPTRLDFIAKPDIVAPGNRIVSVLANGGSIDQAFGDIVDVPWTSYTTQAPADYTPRYMQMSGTSMATPVVAGAAALMLQRDPTLSPDTVKARLMASATKWAFPDGQGSIVTFGAGYLDIVGALKSSVVATKSAKSPYLVWSPSGTINIVTDPDFWGTGLNGIVNGILDLLLNPTYRGDRAMWGDSAIGSPRAMWGDGVGPIASDRALWGERAMWGDTTTTDQPVASAGVGPTMLKGDK
- the alr gene encoding alanine racemase codes for the protein MSLSEIQIDSDALRYNVRSLRSLVGSGVKLIAVVKANAYGHGLATVVEALNGEVDGFQVDDIEELREIRQVTDRRVLVLGYVAREDIAEAASLGGELTLYDAERLPAMAEAGAKVHLKIDALLGRQGVLPRDLPEMLDALAAYPSIEVLTAYAHFANIEDTTDLVHAIDQMELFDCAFVAIRNRYPGLGRHISATSGVMTLEAGNDLVRLGIGTYGMYPSSALERQHAGLGLRPALRWVSRLAQVKTLPARHPVGYGLTYIAPREITIGIVPQGYGDGYDRGLSNVGEVLVRGRRCRVLGRVAMNMFAVDLSDADGARAEDEVVLLGAQGEDRISAEEIAIRIGTINYEVTTRISPLLPRRAA
- the murI gene encoding glutamate racemase produces the protein MRIGVFDSGLGGLAISQAIASRLPEYDYLYLGDTKRVPYGGRSQETIHEFTSQALTYLFENDCELIIVACNTASAEALRKSQQEYLPAHYPDRRVLGVIIPTAEAVFERGTAKRVGVLATNSTVESGAYERELIRQNPEAKVVSRAAPLLVPLIENDGLRYAGPVMDDYLAGLEDVDALVLGCTHYCLLKDEIRSRTKVRVVSQDEVVPEKLADYLVRHPEIETRLGQSGERRYVVTDVTAAHEKWARKLAGDEIRLERVTLG